One Pochonia chlamydosporia 170 chromosome Unknown PCv3seq00018, whole genome shotgun sequence DNA segment encodes these proteins:
- a CDS encoding kinesin light chain 3 (similar to Pyrenophora tritici-repentis Pt-1C-BFP XP_001941711.1), with protein MTAPRPSCREDFEIAIICALPLEYNAVALLFDERWDEYGDTFGKAHRDPNTYTTGRMGKHNVVLALLSGMGKAKVAAAAASMRSSYGDLELVLLVGICGGVPHHGQGEILLGDVVISKRVVQYDFGRKYPDKFLRKDTIEDNLSKHDKNIRNFLALFDTDNGKETVQERTAHFLSQLQAKAEKHQAKYQYPGTAEDKLFESSYRHKHRISPACICSDCHGRMDPICDDALSALCDDLGCDERYLEPRDRLQARRQLEQEKKDSAQEPVVHIGAIASGDTVMRSGEDRDRIAKREGVIAFEMECAGVWEEMPCIVVKAVCDYADCHKNKKWQDFAAATAASASKAILERYIQTDRRRGRVVDEPLPGHFLVPFGRNQTFVGRETILSKLLERIWPGTNQDDCQRTAVEGLGGVGKTQIALEAVYRVRNEHPDCSIFWVPVVDANTFENAYRDIGKRMKIQGIDEDKADVKWLVKTALSDDSSGCWLLVVDNADDITLLFGVTRLSDYLPFSRKGSILFTTRNHMTVVKLDIPKSGVLTLAEMSRTEATELLQTNLTTNQTSDIESNMELLDFLTDLPLAIKQASAYMAETGITTARYLHHYRSSDKNMIRLLSRDFKDQGRYQTMRNPVATTWLISFEHISRDKPLAARYLKFLCFLGEKDIPTSLLPPPESELDMDEAIGTLRAYAFITQREGQDSIDMHRLVRLAMQNWLGNEELKSCVTSAVQRLNQAFPFPEHENRDMWMRYLPHAQAALEFREHPKGGKVDASLLHSVAESYFLLGQYQKAEQMHRQSLQVYEKVLGKDHPDTLDSMNNLALALRHLGKYKEAEQMHLQTLELQEKVLGKDHPDTLGSMNNLAYVLNSLGKYEEAVQMYRGTLELRQKVLGKDHPRTLHSMNNLALALRSLGKYEEAEQMHRQTLELREKVLGKDHPDTLDSMNALAIVLDRLGKYEEAEQSQTMALNGYERLLGKDHPRTLDSMNNLAIVHEHLGKYEEAEQMYRQTLEIKEKVLGKDHPRTLQGMDNLALALRFLGKYEEAEQMHRQTVELRQKVLGKDHPDTLDSMDNLAIVLDNLGKYEEAEQMHRQTLELKEKVLGKDHPFTLGSRNNLAIVLDNLGKYEEAEQMHRQTLELREEVLGKDHPDTLGSINNLADVLDNLGKYEEAEQMHRQTLELHEKLLGKEHPSTLSSLGNLADVLDSLGKCEEAEQMHRQTLELQEKVLGKDHPDTLDSMNNLALALRHLGKYEEAEQMHQQTLQLQENVLGKDHPDTLSSMNNLANVLESLGKYEEAEKMHRQTLELRQKVLGKDHPDTLGSMNNLANALSNLGKYEEAEQMHRQTLELEEKVLGKDHPSTRRSRRNFENCLRAKTYF; from the coding sequence ATGACGGCTCCGCGACCTTCCTGCCGCGAAGACTTCGAGATCGCGATCATTTGCGCTTTGCCACTCGAATATAATGCAGTGGCCCTCCTGTTTGACGAGCGCTGGGATGAGTATGGTGACACATTTGGAAAAGCGCATAGAGATCCCAATACCTACACCACTGGCCGCATGGGCAAGCATAACGTCGTGCTGGCTCTCCTGTCTGGTATGGGCAAAGCCAAGGTAGCTGCCGCTGCGGCAAGCATGCGGTCGAGCTATGGGGACTTGGAGCTAGTGCTTCTAGTGGGAATCTGTGGCGGCGTGCCGCATCATGGTCAGGGTGAGATCTTGCTAGGAGATGTGGTTATCAGCAAGAGAGTTGTTCAGTATGACTTTGGCAGGAAATATCCCGATAAGTTTTTGCGCAAGGATACGATCGAAGATAATCTAAGCAAACACGACAAAAATATTCGCAACTTTCTCGCTCTATTCGACACAGATAACGGCAAAGAGACAGTCCAAGAACGGACTGCACACTTTCTCAGTCAGCTGCAAGCCAAAGCTGAGAAGCACCAGGCTAAATACCAATATCCCGGGACGGCCGAGGATAAGTTGTTCGAGTCAAGCTATCGACACAAGCACCGCATCTCACCGGCGTGCATCTGCAGCGACTGCCATGGAAGGATGGATCCCATATGCGACGACGCTCTTAGTGCGTTGTGCGATGATTTGGGATGCGACGAAAGATACCTAGAGCCCAGAGATCGACTTCAGGCGAGGCGTCAGTTggagcaagaaaagaaggacagCGCGCAAGAGCCAGTCGTCCACATTGGCGCAATTGCATCTGGCGATACAGTAATGAGGTCGGGAGAGGACCGGGACAGGATCGCCAAGAGAGAAGGCGTTATTGCGTTTGAGATGGAATGCGCCGGGGTATGGGAAGAAATGCCGTGCATTGTCGTGAAAGCTGTGTGCGATTATGCCGACTGTCATAAGAACAAGAAGTGGCAGGATttcgcagcagcaacagcagcatcggcatcgaAGGCAATTCTAGAACGATACATCCAAACAGACAGACGCCGGGGCCGGGTCGTGGACGAACCGCTGCCAGGCCATTTTTTAGTTCCGTTTGGAAGGAATCAGACCTTCGTTGGCAGGGAAACGATTTTATCAAAACTTCTGGAAAGAATCTGGCCAGGCACGAATCAGGACGACTGCCAGAGAACCGCCGTCGAAGGCCTCGGGGGCGTCGGTAAGACGCAGATTGCACTGGAGGCCGTCTACCGAGTCCGCAACGAGCATCCTGACTGCTCCATTTTCTGGGTCCCGGTCGTGGACGCAAACACCTTTGAAAACGCTTACCGCGATATCGGCAAACGGATGAAGATTCAGGGTATCGACGAGGACAAGGCTGACGTTAAGTGGCTTGTTAAAACTGCGCTAAGTGACGATAGCAGTGGCTGCTGGCTCTTGGTAGTCGATAATGCCGATGATATTACGTTGCTCTTTGGCGTCACTAGACTGTCAGACTATCTGCCATTTAGTCGAAAGGGCTCAATTCTGTTTACAACGCGGAATCATATGACCGTAGTGAAGCTAGACATCCCGAAAAGTGGTGTCCTCACCCTAGCGGAGATGAGCAGAACCGAGGCCACGGAACTATTGCAGACGAACTTGACGACAAACCAGACGAGTGATATTGAAAGCAAcatggagctgcttgacttCCTGACCGACTTGCCACTAGCCATCAAGCAGGCGTCGGCCTACATGGCCGAGACGGGAATCACAACGGCACGATATCTCCATCATTATCGGTCCAGCGATAAAAATATGATCAGGTTACTTAGCAGGGATTTCAAGGACCAGGGCCGCTACCAGACCATGAGAAATCCGGTCGCCACGACCTGGCTAATTTCTTTCGAGCATATCTCACGGGATAAACCACTTGCTGCCCGATATCTGAAGTTTCTGTGTTTCCTTGGGGAGAAAGACATCCCTACATCCttgctgccaccaccagAAAGTGAGTTAGACATGGACGAGGCGATTGGCACGCTCAGAGCATATGCATTCATTACTCAGCGGGAGGGGCAAGATTCGATCGATATGCACCGGCTTGTTCGACTAGCGATGCAAAACTGGCTAGGGAACGAGGAACTGAAGAGCTGTGTAACGTCTGCGGTACAGCGGCTTAATCAAGCGTTTCCGTTTCCAGAGCACGAGAACAGGGATATGTGGATGAGATATTTACCGCACGCACAAGCCGCACTGGAGTTTCGGGAGCACCCCAAAGGTGGGAAAGTGGACGCTAGCCTTTTGCATAGTGTGGCCGAAAGTTATTTCTTACTAGGACAATATCAGAAGGCAGAGCAGATGCATCGACAGTCGCTACAGGTTTACGagaaggtgctaggcaaagaccatccggacacacttgacagcatgaacaacctcgcaCTTGCGCTTAGACATCTGGGGAAGTAcaaggaggccgagcagatgcatctgcagacactcgagcttcaggagaaggtgctaggcaaagaccatccggacacacttggcagcatgaacaacctcgcaTATGTGCTTAATAGTCTGGGGAAGTACGAGGAGGCTGTGCAGATGTATCGAGGGACACTCGAGCTTCGTCAGAAGGTGCtgggcaaagaccatccgcgCACACTTcacagcatgaacaacctcgcaTTGGCGCTTAGATCTCTGgggaagtatgaggaggccgagcagatgcatcggcagacactcgagcttcgtgagaaggtgctaggcaaagaccatccggacacacttgacagcatgaACGCACTCGCAATTGTGCTTGACAGGCTCgggaagtatgaggaggcAGAGCAGAGTCAAACAATGGCTCTCAATGGCTATGAGAGGCTACttggcaaagaccatccgcgcacacttgacagcatgaacaacctcgcaATTGTGCATGAACATCTGgggaagtatgaggaggccgagcagatgtatcggcagacactcgagATTAAAGAGAAGGTGCtgggcaaagaccatccgcgCACACTTCAGGGCATGGACAACCTCGCACTTGCGCTTAGATTTCTGgggaagtatgaggaggccgagcagatgcatcggcagacagTCGAGCTTCGTCagaaggtgctaggcaaagaccatccggacacacttgacagcatggACAACCTCGCAATTGTGCTTGATAATCTGgggaagtatgaggaggccgagcaaatgcatcggcagacactcgagcttAAAGagaaggtgctaggcaaagaccatccgtTCACACTTGGCAGCAGGAACAACCTCGCAATTGTGCTTGATAATCTGgggaagtatgaggaggccgagcaaatgcatcggcagacactcgagcttcgTGAGGaggtgctaggcaaagaccatccggacaCACTTGGCAGCATAAACAACCTCGCAGATGTGCTTGATAATCTGgggaagtatgaggaggccgagcaaatgcatcggcagacactcgagcttcATGAGAAGCTGCTGGGCAAAGAGCATCCGTCCACACTTTCCAGCCTGGGCAACCTCGCAGATGTGCTTGATAGTCTGGGGAAGTgtgaggaggccgagcagatgcatcggcagacactcgagcttcaggagaaggtgctaggcaaagaccatccggacacacttgacagcatgaacaacctcgcaCTTGCGCTTAGACATCTGgggaagtatgaggaggcTGAGCAGATGCATCAGCAGACACTCCAGCTTCAGGAGAATgtgctaggcaaagaccatccggacacactttccagcatgaacaacctcgcaAATGTGCTTGAAAGTCTCgggaagtatgaggaggccgagaaaatgcatcggcagacactcgagcttcgTCagaaggtgctaggcaaagaccatccggacacacttggcagcatgaacaacctcgcaAATGCGCTTAGTAATCTGGGGAAgtacgaggaggccgagcaaatgcatcggcagacacttgagcttgaggagaaggtgctgggcaaagaccatccgtCTACGCGAAGAAGTCGGAGGAATTTTGAAAACTGCTTAAGGGCGAAGACATATTTTTAG